The DNA sequence GTAGTGAGTATTTCTTGTGACCATTTATATGCGctcaaaaaaattcattttgacTTCCTTCATCCATCTATAAATTTGTTCAGCCAGCTGCCTAAGTAGCATATTACCATGTTTTACTTATTTGGCTTTTTAACGCTTCATTTACATCAATACCCACCCTGATATGCATTTGTTCTGATGGTCCTTCACTGTTGCAATTTTATTGGGTTTGATGggcttctcattggtgattTACTTCCATGAGACGTCAGTTCTCTAGTTTGGAGCTTTGAATCCTCTTGTATTGTGTGGTCTTATTGCCATACAGAGCTAGGCCTTTTTAGAAGAGATACCGGAAGAATGGGGTTTTGAATAATCTGGAGTGCGCATGCTGTGCAGGCATAGCAGTAGAATGTGCAGCTCTGAAAATTAGTTTGTTCTGAGGTTTTTTCTCCCGGACTTGCACAATGTCATTAGAGATAATGGATCAACGGGGTTTGTCACCGTCATCTTTCTTTTATGAGGAAATGCGATTTCCTGCTGAGGTATGGGTGGCCTAAAGGCTGTGTTTGAGTTACATTCCAACATTagctttttgtttttaattatttaGCAGTTGATAATGTTTTACATTGTTGAAATGTCAATCCTTCTCTAGCTTTGGGATTTGCATTTTTTCCGTTTTTcttgtttgtttggagttttgGTTTATGTTGTTCACATATATTTTTCCTTCTATCTTGCTTCAATGGCAGAGGCACATTGGATTTTGGAAACCTGAAAGCATGCCTAATCAGCATGGTGAGTATTTATTTTTGGAGgattgtttttgttgtttgggCCATGAAGACaatcctttatatataattcgTGATCATTGAAAATACAATGCAGTTTTAGCAATTGCTTTATTAGGAAACAAATCTTGTTCAAATTGTAATTTATTATCTCCAATAACTATCTTTTGTAAAAAtctccaatatatatatatatatatatattttgtcttGGATcctgattattattttttgtttggtaaaAGATCCTAGTTAATTTAAGATGAATGAAATTGCATGCATCAAATGTTTACCCAAATGTCTTTATTTCAGATGGACCTTGTGTAGGTTGGCTGAACTGGAAAAGATTCCATGACATGGCTTTCCATCATTTTTGGGTGTTATAAAAACTCTGATTACATTCCAAGGTTAGACCTTCAGATTGGGATTCAAACAATATAACAGATGTAGTGAAGGCTTTACATTCAAGAAGTAATTCCCATCACATGATGAATGTGGTGGCATTAAATTATACATGGAAAAAAAGTGCAGATTATTTGTCACTCACCATGCCATAAGTTTTCGCTATTAATGAATGAATAATTATCCAGAACTGATAGTTTATAAATGGAGACACTTGGCCTCTTCCTTAGGGTTAATAGAATCCTTCCAATCTTCTCATGATGGTATCTTATTGGTGGCATTTAAGTGCTTTAATATGTGTTATATTCCATGCCAACAAGATATAAAGAAATACATGGGGCTTGCTAGGATGCTCATGATCTGttcccaagggtataagaacCTTTTTTTTCCCGGTTTTTGAAAGGACGTATCCCATGCATAGGGTCTgcggagggtcataatgtacgcagccttgcCCCTGCTCcatggataatttttttttttttttgctttttaaaCTAGGTAAAAATGTATTTTCTGAACCTGGAGCAGTTGGGGAGGGTGTTTCAGCTGAGCTCACTGTATGCATTCACGAGTTTGACGTGGCAGGAAAACCAGCATTGGATCCTCTTTGTGGAACGTTATTTGTTCCATCTGTCTTTTACAGCTTTCGCGATAAGGCTTTCGCAACGCTCCATCGGATCAAAGCATGAATCATTCCACTTTAAAAGAATCTGTAATTGAGCGTTGTTTCCTGGGGgcattataattttttcttctggtACTTTAACCAAAAGAGGACCTCTTAGGCTTAAAGGTTACCGTTCCAACCATGGGCTACATGCGATCCAGATGGCACTATTGTTGGTGATATTGCTGGAAAACGTGAATTGGCGAAATTTAATAAGTAAATATTTTATTCAAATGTGTTTATATGAGTTCTCTCTTACCTAGAGAAATCTCATGATGCAATTTCTTGTCTTCTGGAAGTGCTATGAATTTGGCTGTTGCCTGGGTTTTGATGAGTCTTTGTTAGAGGAGAATAGTGCAGGAATGAGGCCATGAAACATAGTCGCAAGCAAACAAGGCTGCAGACTTGGATCTGTAATTGAGACCTCATCAAGGGGAACTTTGGTATTGCCAATGCAAATTTGGTCTCacttttttggcatttttttttttgttggaaactGAACATCTTAAGGCGGTTTTATCTTGTTACTTACATGCTTCATAGGAATGTATCTTTACTGctgttgttttcttctctttgtatTATTCCTTTTGCGTGTGTGTCAGGGGGGAGGGTGTTGCTTTGAAGAGGTCCTGCCATGGTGAATATGTTTTATTTCAGAAAACTACAATCTTGTTACTAATTGATTTTCTAATATGCTTGTTTCATATAATCTTTACTGCCTCCAccctaatgcaggagtagattacaagtaactaactccgtagtttataaccccaaacaatacaataggagtaagaaacaaagaaataatatcatcaaataaatccccaaggatacaatacccatataggagcaaaaccagcccaaacctaacccgataggagagagagaggtatggctaaggctgtaggagtccgattgagttgcactcttgggcatagatagtccttaggagggtacaaaaacccccaaagttgagaggattccgattgttggttgtgaagttacaagctttcttgattttctgacctaggagagaaaactgagaagaaccttcaagaacagcaactgaatgcttccaatagtgactaggtaaggatcgtggggacccttatgaggcctggaatactctgattgaagacctggctgaacatggtacaaaagagagaaagagaggagatcgatcgatctctctcctattcccactaggattgctaaTCGGTTATGATTTTTGgggacttttatcaaaatctgaactatacctcttgaatgttacaacaaataaaataaaaaagaagaataaaacaaatgaggggttgagaagggtgaaagagaataaaggaagtggctatctcagcctgggcttctcacccacagctatctcagctgttctaagcatttagttgcaaactttctttcataaatgcaaactttctttcattcaaatctgtccaataatggtacatatgcctctctatttatagaggggaagtttacaatcatactaatattaggagctagtttcccaataggactagacactcctactacaactaggagatAGTTTCCCAATatgactagacactcctactataactaggaattcaaaataggactaggacttgattttatgactccaacatggagtaagactaactaactaatagtccacataggactttacaaccaattaatggcctaatgggcctttattgaattaaataacaactaattaaactaatgaataaaatcccgttttcctaccttctactcatattttaggcccattaaagtggtcaatttcaaagaaaacccatgggatcaaaggcccaacacatacataacacaacccaaggcttatttgcaataaaataagcccaagtgacttatctacatcacaccCCCTTCTGGTAATGTTTGGGTTTCAGTGATTTCCCATAACAACCAAGCTGGATACTACTAACATTTAGAGCATTTAGATAATTTTGGAGATGagttttcatttccttcttcctttttaattGTCTTATGGCTGTTTCGTGTTACCTTTCTTTAGGAGTGGGGATCCCTGGAGAATCACGAACATCAGGCATCATATCAGCTACGCTACCGCAGGAGAAACTAGTGCCAGTGGGTGCACAACCAATTGAATGCTTGGAACTTCCTCAGACTTATCTGGTTAGAGACCAAAAAGTGAAGCTTAGCTTAGAGCGGCCTGTGGTAGGAGCAGAGAGAACTGCCAATCTTTTTTTGACATCATGGGGATCTATGGACCAGCAGGATGCAGGAACCAGGTCCAGCTTGTATGTGCAGCCAGCATCTTATATTGTGGAAGGGAACAAGATTGATGTTAATGGGGCTCGATATGAGAAAGGTCTCTTCTCAAGTTCGTTATCAGAAATATTTTCTAAGAAGTGTAAGTTTTGCTTTTCCAAATTGATGCTTAGTCACAGCCCATGTATAATTACGGCTTCTGGCTTTTTCTGTTTCAATTATTATCTGGTTACAACTACACTCTTAGTGCATCAATATCTGGAATCAGTTTATTTTTCTCTATCTAGTTTGTTTGCTTGAGCTATTGAATTTCTTTGCATGTTATATTCCTCATTGATTTAATtaacttttttctattttgggtaAATGTTGTATTGCGATTGTCAGCAAATGATGTTCTAGTTGGACATTCTGTTGACATCATTGCCTCTCACTACGAGGAAGAGCCATTTGAATCCCTCGAAGAAATCGAGGCCCAAACCATTGGCAACCTCCTTCCTGATGATGACGATTTGCTTTCTGGGGTTATTGATAAGATTGAGTATATAGCTCAACCCAATAGTAGGATTGAAATAGAAGATTTTGATCTGTTCAGTAGTGGTGGAGGTATGGAACTGGAGGGAGATGATGGTTCCTCTGGGGTCCAAAGGAACACTGATTTTTCTGGCGGAATTTTGAATGGTCAGCTGGGGGATTCTAATAATTCTATTGCTGGGGAACACCCTTATGGAGAACGTCCGTCAAGAACACTTTTTGTTAGAAATATCAATAGCAATGTTGAAGACTCTGAGTTGAAGGCTTTATTCGAGGTACGTAAAACTTTCCATGATTTAAATGTCTTGATGATTTGGATCATCGAGTGTTGAGGTTTCTCAATCATCagctaattttattttatttttatttgtgtgCAGCAATATGGAGACATCCGTACTCTTTATACAGCCTGCAAGCATCGTGGTTTTGTAATGATTTCTTATTATGATATAAGAGCAGCTCGCAATGCAATGAGAGCACTTCAAAACAAGCCATTGAGACGCAGGAAGCTTGACATACACTTCTCAATTCCAAAGGTAGGCTTGTGTGCTGTGCTACCCTTTCTCATGCATGTGTGATTTCATTGTTGTGCCAACTGCAATGCAATCTAGCAAATCCTCaagggagagaagaaaaggaaatttagTGACTGTTAATTTTGGCAGCACCTTAAGTTGTGGTCACATAATTCTTCATATATTGTGCCAGCAAAATCTCTaagtgagaaaagagaagaaattttagTGGCTGTCAATTTTGGCTGCAGCTTAAGTTGTCATCACATAATTCTTTGTATATCATGCTTAGGATCTTCTGCTTCAACATATCATCTGATCTGCATGCCTTCAAATTATATTGGTTGCATGATATATTGGCTTGTCAATTGCTTGTTGGCAGGATAACCCATCTGAGAAAGATATTAACCAGGGTACACTGGTGGTGTTCAACTTAGATTCGTCTGTTTCGAATGAGGAACTTCATCAGATTTTTGGTGTTTATGGAGAAATTAAGGAGGTACTATGGTTGTTCAATATTTGTGCTGCACTATTCCCCCCAAATCCCCACCCGCcaacacacacacgcacacacaaaaAGTATAGAATATCACTAACTTAGCTAGTTCTTATTTCTAATATGCAGATCCGTGAAACTCCACATAAGCGCCACCACAAATTTATCGAGTTCTATGATGTTAGGGCTGCAGAAGCTGCACTTCGTGCATTGAACAGAAGTGATATTGCAGGGAAGTGTATCAAGCTTGAGCCAAGCCGCCCTGGTGGGGCAAGACGGTGGTATTGTCCAAGGAAattcacttttattttctttcgtGTATTTAACCTGTTGATTGAGATGCAAGTTTGAGAGAAAACCTTGCTGGGCATGAGGGGGAGCAGGGGTATCAGGACTCTATGCTGATCCTTGCAGATAGGATCTGTCAAATGAGAAACTTCGGGATACGGTTTTCTGTTTTGACCTCCGGTTTTGCTTTTTTATTGCTCTACcatctgtttttttttggtgggtgggCAATTTTTGTCTAATTTTGCCACtgcaattatgaaaattttaactgGAATATTTTTCTTTGCAGTTTGATGCAACAATTTTCTCCAGAGCTAGAGCAAGAAGAATTCATTGAATGTCAGCAACAGGGCAGCCCTCCTAATAAATCACCATCAGGTTGCTTTGGTATTTCTCTTGCCTGATAACACCTCTAATTTGTAGTATGCTGCTCCAAAAGAAAATACTTGTTTACTGTCTTACATGGCATCTTTTACAGTACCAGTTCCACTTGGAGCAATTGCATCTACTTGCATGGAAAATGGAGTGATCCAGGGTCCAAACACTACAATTCGACCACCTATGAGTCCATTCATTGAAAATGCTTTGCACTATGGAATCTCTTCTAGTGTACCAAATACAATACCATCCCCAGTGAGAGTTTCATCAGTTGGTAATCAATCTGGTCTAGGTGAGCTCAGCCACTCATTTGGGCCAATGAAGTTTGGTTTCCAAGGTATCCAAATGTATCCCCATTCACTTCCAGATTATCATGATGGGTTAGCTAGTAGCATGCCCTACAATTCTCCTGGCACCATGGCAGCGAATATCAATCTCAGACCTTCAGAGGGCAATGGTAAGAGAGACATCCACAGAATAGGGTCAAATAGGCACTCAATTGAACTTAATGAAGGTCTTATGTGCAAATTAATTATtcaattttacttttctttaaTGATACCAGTATCCTGCCATTATATTCACCGATGAATGCAAAAAAGCATATAATGAAGACAGGAAGATGCACTAGAAAGTAAATCCAAGGTCCAATTGAAGTAGAAATATGGAAAATCTACTAACCAAACTGATATGCTTGAGGCATAGTGGTACAAACATAATGAAAATACAGTGTCGCACCAGATGCACGTGTATTCATCGATGAGGGACAGCAACAGGAAACACCTGATGCATGTGCAAACTGGTGGGACTGTAATTTTGTTAGTCCACCTTATATCCTGACATCCTGTAGCctgaattattttattcaatCAACATATGATCACCTGAGTTATGTATTCTTTTTGGCCAATAAGCAATTCAGGACAATGTTAATATTTGTTATAGGGATCATTTAATTTGGTATTGCCAGTGAGATATCTTGAACGGGTCATTCCCTCtatgtgtttgctttgtttcTGCTCTGTTCTTTGTGTGCTGTACTTACCCAGATTGGACAATTTTACTTATTCTATAATGTGGAGACAAAAAGGCTTGTCGCTTCTCGACTTTGCCGATGGATGACTTTGTGTCTAACCTGGACTTCCGATTCCCATTCAACTGCTCATTTGTTTCTCTTATGCTTAATTATTTCAGATTCAAAAAAGTCATCGTCATAGATATCAAGGTGGTGCCTAGGTGACACCTAGGCGATAAGGCGGATCAGCCTGGACTGGTGCCTTGGTCTCCTAGGCGGCGCCTTGATGCCTTGTTGGTTTCGCCTTGATATTTTACCATCCTCCATTGCCTTCTGTCCTTGATAACCTTGGTCATCATTGCATGGACAAAATTGAGAGGCTTATctctttattagttttttttttttttttttcaaataaagatGTTTCCAATGTTTTGCCAGATATAGTTTCTGTTTCCTCTATTTTTGCTTTGTAACTAATAGATCTTCTCTTTGTCAGTGTTCGGTTCTTCTGGAAATGGGAGCCACCCACTTCATGGACATCATAATATGTGGAGTAATTCCAACTCATATCACCCTCATCTTCCAGCACCAGTGATGTGGCCAAATTCATCTTCATTTGTCCATGATCTTAATGTTCACCCCCCAGCACAACTTCATGGAATTGCAAGATCACCTTCTCATATGATGAGCACAGTTCTACCTATACACTACCACCACCATGTGGGCTCGGCACCGGCTGTCAATCACTCCCTTTGGGAAAGGCGACATACCTATGCAGGAGAGTCTCCTGATGGGTCCAGTTTCCATCCAGGTTCTCTTGGGAGTATGGGGTTTTCTGGTAGTTCTAACTTGCGTCCTCTGGAACTTGCTTCTCATAACGTCTTTCATCTTGGTGGCAACTGTATGGACCCATCATTTCCTTCAACGGGTGTTGGAATGCACTCACCGCAGCAGCGATGCCATATGTTTCCTAGCCGAAACCCAATGGTTCCCATGCCAAGCTCATTTGATGGTCCTAATGAGCGAATTCGGAGCCGTAGGAGTGAAGGTGGATCCAGTCAGATAGACAACAAGAAACAATATGAACTTGTTATTGATCGAATAGTGCGTGGGGAAGACACCCGAACAACTCTTATGATAAAGAACATTCCTAACAAGTATGTAAATGAACACTTGCTTCTCTTACTTTTTTGGGTATTTGTTCCATGCCATTCCCCccatcctcccccccccccccttttggaGCCTGCATGACAGGGAGACCACATTTTACAAAATTTGGCTATTAAAGTTGTGTCAGATGCAACAGTAATGGGTTTGAATTTTACTGGAACTTCTCTTTTAGTGTGGAACACTGCAATAGAAAATTGACATATTTTGGGTTGTTgaaatccaaaatttcagccaaaatGAGTGCAGTTTCCCCTTTTCTTGTGTATTTTACTATGCAATTAGTTTATTATTCAATTTTTACCATTGGTCACTTGacttactttctactttctctgaaaaagaaagaaacttatGTTTTTGTTGATAGGATCAATCTTTTGTTGGTATAGTCTCTGCTTTAGTTTATTTATGAGGTATTTAGTTGTgttaaatcaaataaaatatccATATACTTGAACAAAATTGAgatatttcagaaaaaaactgGGTCAATCTGAAACTTGCACCTCTTACAACTGTCATTGTTtttgggtggtttttttttttttttgggtgggggtgggggggggggattaaaCCTGTCATTACTTTTGCCAAGACATCTTCTATTTTCTGCATGCTTTGGTTTCAAGATATTTTCTATTTATACATATTTTATTGTGAATCGGCTTATTGTAAACACATCCTTTTTATGTTGTACACCCGCATGGATTAGGTCATGCTTGTTTGATATCTGATGTACATCCAATGACCTCTATGATTCTGTAGTGGGTTTGCTGAAGACTGAAGTCACCATGTCAGTCTGTCTTGACACTTTATATGAGTGTCAGACATGGAGAAATTCCAATTTGCTTGTTACATTATCTGGGTGAAACTAATACTGGTCAACGGTTATTGGTTCATGAACATGCCTTGGTGCAATCTGGAAGATTATAAAGACATATAAACAGCGTAGAAAAATTGAAATGGAATTTAAAACTGTAGATACGCATTCCCATGGCTTAGAAGAAAGAATGGAAACAAATCTTGAgctcttttattcctttctctTCAATTATTTGTCAGTTATCTATTTCATATTGTTCTGTTTTTCCTaatggttttcctttttcttataaaaaaaaaaaaaagaacgaaaaaaaaaactcaaaatgaaaatatcatccTGTGAGCATTGGAATAGCAATATTATCCTTAGTGTAGTGTTTACCAAAAAGACATTGTGGAACATTTTTTGCCTTGAGCAAATCTGAAAGCAAAACTAGAAGAGTGACTTGTGAACTTTGTGGCTCTGGGTATCCAAGCGAGCCATTTCCTTCCTTGCCTTTCACCTTGGTTACCCAGAACTTGATCTTGTTCATGTTCCAACGTCAACTGTCCAGTTATTAgttttgctctctttttttttgttttttttttttttttgggNNNNNNNNNNNNNNNNNNNNNNNNNNNNNNNNNNNNNNNNNNNNGTGGGGGGTGAGTTTTTTCCTATttgcttttttctttaattctaaGGTCAGCTTAACTGCAATAATGTGTATCATACCTTGTGGACTGATCTTTGGCCAGGAGACTTGCCAGTCTGGGTCATTAAATTgtcttttcatcattttttgtaCTCTCTTTCCCGCCCCCATCCCCAAAAGTAGAAAACATATTCCATGCTAATGTGGAGTGTGTTTCTTTTCTCCCTCATTGTCCTCTCTGCCTGTTTGATTGATGTGGTTATGATTGTAGGTATACTTCGAAGATGCTTTTGGCTGCAATTGATGAACAACATCGAGGAACTTACGATTTCATTTATTTGCCAATTGATTTCAAGGCAAGTGAAGTAATTGTTCTTGGTCATCAAAttgttcttttaatttttggggGTGGTTGCAGTTGGATTTCTTTTTGGTGGGAAGAAAACAGTACTGGCAATCCTTCATTTTATTGTTTCCCAGCTGACTCAGTTTTTAACATATTTGTTTATAGAACAAGTGCAATGTGGGTTATGCTTTCATCAACATGATTGATCCTCTCCACATTAGTCATTTCTATCAGGTTTGCTCCTTGTACACTTCAATAAAGTGTGAAACTACTTTACATGAGGAAACAGTGGAAACAaacttggtttttcttttttacattaATACAGACATTCAATGGTAAAAAATGGGAGAAGTTCAATAGTGAAAAGGTGGCATCACTTGCATATGCTCGTATCCAGGGAAAGGCTGCTCTTATTTCCCATTTCCAGAATTCAAGCTTGATGAATGAAGATAAACG is a window from the Macadamia integrifolia cultivar HAES 741 chromosome 5, SCU_Mint_v3, whole genome shotgun sequence genome containing:
- the LOC122079473 gene encoding protein MEI2-like 4 isoform X5; amino-acid sequence: MDQQDAGTRSSLYVQPASYIVEGNKIDVNGARYEKGLFSSSLSEIFSKKSNDVLVGHSVDIIASHYEEEPFESLEEIEAQTIGNLLPDDDDLLSGVIDKIEYIAQPNSRIEIEDFDLFSSGGGMELEGDDGSSGVQRNTDFSGGILNGQLGDSNNSIAGEHPYGERPSRTLFVRNINSNVEDSELKALFEQYGDIRTLYTACKHRGFVMISYYDIRAARNAMRALQNKPLRRRKLDIHFSIPKDNPSEKDINQGTLVVFNLDSSVSNEELHQIFGVYGEIKEIRETPHKRHHKFIEFYDVRAAEAALRALNRSDIAGKCIKLEPSRPGGARRCLMQQFSPELEQEEFIECQQQGSPPNKSPSGCFVPVPLGAIASTCMENGVIQGPNTTIRPPMSPFIENALHYGISSSVPNTIPSPVRVSSVGNQSGLGELSHSFGPMKFGFQGIQMYPHSLPDYHDGLASSMPYNSPGTMAANINLRPSEGNVFGSSGNGSHPLHGHHNMWSNSNSYHPHLPAPVMWPNSSSFVHDLNVHPPAQLHGIARSPSHMMSTVLPIHYHHHVGSAPAVNHSLWERRHTYAGESPDGSSFHPGSLGSMGFSGSSNLRPLELASHNVFHLGGNCMDPSFPSTGVGMHSPQQRCHMFPSRNPMVPMPSSFDGPNERIRSRRSEGGSSQIDNKKQYELVIDRIVRGEDTRTTLMIKNIPNKYTSKMLLAAIDEQHRGTYDFIYLPIDFKNKCNVGYAFINMIDPLHISHFYQTFNGKKWEKFNSEKVASLAYARIQGKAALISHFQNSSLMNEDKRCRPILFHSDGPNAGDQVPFPMGINIRSRPSKSETSGNEEDHQGSPSTSANGEESSNGVDSTSGSAKDLE
- the LOC122079473 gene encoding protein MEI2-like 4 isoform X6, yielding MSLEIMDQRGLSPSSFFYEEMRFPAERHIGFWKPESMPNQHGVGIPGESRTSGIISATLPQEKLVPVGAQPIECLELPQTYLVRDQKVKLSLERPVVGAERTANLFLTSWGSMDQQDAGTRSSLYVQPASYIVEGNKIDVNGARYEKGLFSSSLSEIFSKKSNDVLVGHSVDIIASHYEEEPFESLEEIEAQTIGNLLPDDDDLLSGVIDKIEYIAQPNSRIEIEDFDLFSSGGGMELEGDDGSSGVQRNTDFSGGILNGQLGDSNNSIAGEHPYGERPSRTLFVRNINSNVEDSELKALFEQYGDIRTLYTACKHRGFVMISYYDIRAARNAMRALQNKPLRRRKLDIHFSIPKDNPSEKDINQGTLVVFNLDSSVSNEELHQIFGVYGEIKEIRETPHKRHHKFIEFYDVRAAEAALRALNRSDIAGKCIKLEPSRPGGARRCLMQQFSPELEQEEFIECQQQGSPPNKSPSGCFVFGSSGNGSHPLHGHHNMWSNSNSYHPHLPAPVMWPNSSSFVHDLNVHPPAQLHGIARSPSHMMSTVLPIHYHHHVGSAPAVNHSLWERRHTYAGESPDGSSFHPGSLGSMGFSGSSNLRPLELASHNVFHLGGNCMDPSFPSTGVGMHSPQQRCHMFPSRNPMVPMPSSFDGPNERIRSRRSEGGSSQIDNKKQYELVIDRIVRGEDTRTTLMIKNIPNKYTSKMLLAAIDEQHRGTYDFIYLPIDFKNKCNVGYAFINMIDPLHISHFYQTFNGKKWEKFNSEKVASLAYARIQGKAALISHFQNSSLMNEDKRCRPILFHSDGPNAGDQVPFPMGINIRSRPSKSETSGNEEDHQGSPSTSANGEESSNGVDSTSGSAKDLE
- the LOC122079473 gene encoding protein MEI2-like 4 isoform X2, whose product is MSLEIMDQRGLSPSSFFYEEMRFPAERHIGFWKPESMPNQHGVGIPGESRTSGIISATLPQEKLVPVGAQPIECLELPQTYLVRDQKVKLSLERPVVGAERTANLFLTSWGSMDQQDAGTRSSLYVQPASYIVEGNKIDVNGARYEKGLFSSSLSEIFSKKSNDVLVGHSVDIIASHYEEEPFESLEEIEAQTIGNLLPDDDDLLSGVIDKIEYIAQPNSRIEIEDFDLFSSGGGMELEGDDGSSGVQRNTDFSGGILNGQLGDSNNSIAGEHPYGERPSRTLFVRNINSNVEDSELKALFEQYGDIRTLYTACKHRGFVMISYYDIRAARNAMRALQNKPLRRRKLDIHFSIPKDNPSEKDINQGTLVVFNLDSSVSNEELHQIFGVYGEIKEIRETPHKRHHKFIEFYDVRAAEAALRALNRSDIAGKCIKLEPSRPGGARRLMQQFSPELEQEEFIECQQQGSPPNKSPSGCFVPVPLGAIASTCMENGVIQGPNTTIRPPMSPFIENALHYGISSSVPNTIPSPVRVSSVGNQSGLGELSHSFGPMKFGFQGIQMYPHSLPDYHDGLASSMPYNSPGTMAANINLRPSEGNVFGSSGNGSHPLHGHHNMWSNSNSYHPHLPAPVMWPNSSSFVHDLNVHPPAQLHGIARSPSHMMSTVLPIHYHHHVGSAPAVNHSLWERRHTYAGESPDGSSFHPGSLGSMGFSGSSNLRPLELASHNVFHLGGNCMDPSFPSTGVGMHSPQQRCHMFPSRNPMVPMPSSFDGPNERIRSRRSEGGSSQIDNKKQYELVIDRIVRGEDTRTTLMIKNIPNKYTSKMLLAAIDEQHRGTYDFIYLPIDFKNKCNVGYAFINMIDPLHISHFYQTFNGKKWEKFNSEKVASLAYARIQGKAALISHFQNSSLMNEDKRCRPILFHSDGPNAGDQVPFPMGINIRSRPSKSETSGNEEDHQGSPSTSANGEESSNGVDSTSGSAKDLE